In the genome of Leptotrichia sp. HSP-536, the window AAGATGAAGAAATTCCTGAAAAGCAGAAAGTTATTACATATGAAATAAGAAATATTGAAAATTCTGAAGTTATATCTGATACAGCAGGCTATGACAACTTTATATCTTACAGAAAGATTGATAATGCAGAACCAATAGATCAAGAAAATGAATCTGAAAAATATAAAATTACAACTAGAAATAAATTAATTACAATAAAAAGTAAAGATGGAATGGAACTTGCTAAAATAAATTATGAAGATGCAATTAAGCAAATCGTATCCAAATTAAAAACTTTAAAATTACAGGATAAGAAAAATGAAGGATACGAGGTTTCTCAAAAAGATTTGGAATATATTGGAACGGAAGGAAAAATTAATTATAAAATTTCCTTAAGAAGAATTGATGAACAGATAGTAGATGGAAAAACTAAAGATTTGTATTATGAAGAATTTGATTTTATGTTTTCTGAAAAAAAATAAAATTTCTAAAATAAAAACGAAAGGAAAAAATTAATTATGAAAACTTTAGTTATTTTGGTACACCCAGATATGGAAAATTCAAGAATTAACAAAAGCTGGAAAGAAGAGCTGGAAAAATATCCCGATAAAATTACAATTCACGAACTTTACAAGGAATATCCAGACTGGAATATAGACATTAAAAAGGAACAGGAATTGATTTTAAAACACGATAATATAATTTTTGAATTCCCGCTTTACTGGTACAGCAGCCCACCGATATTAAAGAAATGGCTTGACGATGTTCTTTCATTCAACTGGGCTTATGGAAATGAATATAGACTTAAAGGAAAAAATATAGGATTTGCCGTGTCTGTAGGAGGTCCAGAAACCGAATATTCAAAAACAGGTTATGTCAAATTTTCAATGAATGAAATTTTAATTCCATTTGAAGCTACAGTTGAATATATTAAGGCAAACTTGATTTCACATTATATTCTTTTTGATGCTACAGAGAGCTTAAGTAAAGAAAAGCTTCTGGAAAGCACAAAAAATTATATTAAACATATTTTTAGCATTAAATAATTAATTTTATCCAAATAAAAAATAAGAGTCGAAATTTTTCTGAAATTTTAAATAAACAGATTTATTTCGACTTTTTTATTACATTTCTATTTTTTTACTTAAAAATTTTTAATTATTTACCAAAATTTTCAATTTTCAAATTTACTAAAAAATCTTTTTATCTTATCTTTAAAAGAATGTGCTTTTTTATAATTTTTCCTGTTATCCAATGCTCCGTCAAATTCCTTTAAAATTTCTTTTTGCTTTTCAGTAAGATTTGTCGGAATTTCTACTTTTATTTCTACAATTTCATCTCCTCTGTTTTCACTTCGATTGTACTTAATTCCTTCATTTCTCAATCTGAATATTTTTCCATTTTGAGTTCCTTCTGGAATTACTATTTTTTTCTTGCCACTAAGCGTAGGTACTTCTACTTCACCACCTAAAATAGCTGTTGTCATTTTTAAAGGCACTTCGCAATGAATATCATATTCGCTGATTCTTTCAAAAATATCATGTTTTTCAATAGTAACATACACATATAAATCACCAAAGATTCCACCATTTGCCCCTGCATTTCCACCTTCCCTTACTACTAATCTCTGACCAGTTTCAACACCTGATGGGAATCTCACTTTTCTTGTATATGTTTCTTTTTCAAGACCTGTTCCGTGACAGCTGTGACATTCTTTTTCAGGTATTTTTCCAGTTCCGTGACATTTATCACATTCCTGAATTATATTTTGCACTCCAAAAATTGTTCTTTGCTGAAGTCTTATGCTTCCTGAACCATTACATTTATCACAAGTTTTCATATGATGCCCTGGTTCAGCACCACTTCCATGACAAGTTTTACATTGTCCTTCTCGTTTATATTTTATTTCTTTTTCCGTACCAAAAGCTACTTCTTCAAGAGTTAATTTTAGATTATATCTTAAATCAGCTCCCTGATGTACTCTTGGCCCTTGACTACGACTTCTTCCACCAAAAAAACTTCCAAAACTTTCAAAAATATCTCCAAAATCCTCAAAACCAGCTCCGCCAGTACTTCTAAAGCCTCCAAAGCCTTGTCCACCAAAACCACCTGCTCCAGCTCCCCTATTTTCAAATGCCGCATGTCCATATTGATCATAAGCTGCTCTTTTTTGCGGATCGCTTAATACTTCATTTGCTTCTTGTACTTCCTTAAATTTGGCTTCAGCTTCAGGATTGTCCTTGTTTCTATCTGGATGATATTTTTTTGCCATACTCCTATACGCTTTTTTTATATCCTGTTCCGAAGCGTTTTTGGGTACACCAAGCACTTCATAATAATCTTTTTTTGCCATTTCCTATTTCTATCCTTTCCACTTCTGCAAATTTTACTTTTTTAAATATTACCAATTAAACATATTAATCCAAATAAGAACCACATACTGCTATTTATTTTGTATACATCTCTCATATCCCTTAAAGATGTCGGATAATAGAAGTATAATATCCCTATGACTACTGCAATAAGTACATATAAGACCGCTGTTACAAGATCTTTATTTTTCCCTGCGTCTTTTACTCTGTTAAGGATTAAGGTGATTGAAATAAATAAAAAGGCTCCATTTAAAAACGACTTTAACTTAGGATCAATTTTTATTAGATAAATAAAAATTAAAAATAAGACTTCTATAATCGAATTTTCAAATCCTGCTTTTAAAGATTTATAAATAAAAAAACAAATTCCTAACATAGCTAAAAAGTATAAAAATATCTCAAGCTTACCAAATCGAATTCCGTTTTTTAAAAATAACGCTCCAAAAGATAATGAACCTATAAAATTTGCAGATTTTCTTAAATTTTTCTTTAGTATTTCAATCATTTCTACTTCCTTCTATTATAACAATTCCATTAATTTTAACTGTCAGGAATCTATAATTCTTTAGTCTATAATATTCTCAAACTTTTTTTAAATCAAACTATTTAAAATCATTTAGATACATTATAACCTAATTTTGAAATAAAACCAACCTTAAATTTTATATTTTCGTAATTTTTTTACTTTTCTCCTTTGATAACTAATTTTGCAAAAAATTTCTTATTTTCTCCTAATTTTTGAATTCCATTCTTATCTTTTAATTTCCCATTTGTATTCTCGAAATCCGAAATTCCAAACCAAGGCTCTATACACACAAATGGTGCTTTAGATTTGCTCCAAAACGCAATATAAGGGAATCCTTTATATTCAACAGTTAATGCTTTTGAATTTTTACTATTTTTTATAGTCACCTTCTCTGATTTTAAGTTCTTAAAAATTATCGCATCATCATTAAACACTGTTTCAGTAATCTGCAATTTATTCTCATTATTCAAGCAATCAGCCTTTTCATCTAAAACTAACCCTTTTTCATTCAATTTATATTTCTGCGAAGTTTCATTTTTCTCAAATTCCAAATAATAATCACCCAATTTTATGTCATCATTTACATCAAGTGCAAATGCAGGATGTGTTCCAAGTGAAAAATACATATCAGAATTATTCTTATTCACAACATTATACCCGATTTCTAAAGTATTTCCAGTAATTGTATAAGTTATAAACAATTCAAACTCAAACGGATACTTCTCCAAAGTTTCCTTATTTGAAGAAAATCTAAACTTCAAAGAATTTTCAGTTTTCTCAACTAGTTCAAAATCCTCAGTCCGAGCAAACCCATGCCGTGTAGAAATCTCATATTTTTTTCCATCATAGCTATAAGCCCCATTTTTTATAGTCCCAACAAACGGAAACAGCACAGGCGAGCTGGCAGCCCAAAACTCAGGCTTTCTGTCCCACATAAACTCTTCTCCATCCAACTTATAACTTCGTAATTCCGCTCCTCTATCCGCAACTGCAATTTCAACATTTCCATATTTTAAAGTATTTATTGTACTTTCCATCTTTAACATATCCTTTTTTAAAGATTTTATTTCAAATTTTTTACAAAAGAAGGAGAAAAACAATTCCCCCTTCTCAATTCTATCTTTTACTTTAAATTTCCATTTCTTAAGTTAATCCACAACTTCCGCATCTTCCACGTCGTCAGCACTAGAGTTATTATTTTCTCCAGCTGCTTCTCCACCTTGTGCTTGGTGAGCTTGAGCTGCTTCTTGGTACATTCTTGTTGCAAATCCTTGTGCTGCTTTTGATAAGTCTTCAATTCCTTTTCTGATTGCATCCAAGTCATCTCCGTCTTTTACTTTTTTCAATTCTTCGATTGCTTTTTCGATGTCTTCTTTTTCAGTTCCTTGAAGTTTATCTTCGTTTTCTTTTATAGTTTTTTCAGTAGAAATTACCAATTGATCCGCCTGGTTTCTAGCTTCTACTAATTCTTTAAATTTAGCATCTTCTGCTTCGTTTGCTTCTGCATCACGTTTCATTTTTTCAATGTCATCTTTAGACAGGTTAGAACTTCCAGAAATTGTTACTGTATTTTCTTTTCCAGTTCCTAAGTCTTTTGCTGAAACGTGTACAATTCCGTTTGCGTCAATGTCGAATGTTACTTCGATTTGAGGGATTCCTCTTGGTGCAGCTGGAATTCCTTCCAAGTTGAAATCACCTAATTTATGGTTATCTGCAGCTCTTGCTCTTTCACCTTGTAATACAACTATTGTAACAGCTGTCTGATTATCAGCATATGTTGAGAACACCTGAGATTTCTTTACTGGAATTGTAGTATTTCTTTCAATCATCTTTGTAAATACTCCACCTGCTGTTTCAATTCCTAATGATAATGGAGTTACATCTAATAACAATACATCTTTTACGTCTCCCATCAATACTCCACCTTGAATTGCCGCTCCTGCCGCAACTACTTCATCAGGGTTGATTGATTTGTTAGGTTCTTTTCCTAAGAAAGATTTTACCCATTCTTGAACCGCTGGAATTCTTGTAGAACCTCCAACTAATAATACTTCATCAATATCGCTAGGGCTTAAATCAGCATCTTCCAACGCTTGTTTTACTGGCCCTTTAGTTGCTTCTACCAAGTCTTTTGTTAATTCATCAAATGCCGCACGAGTCAATTTTTTCTCCAAATGTTTAGGCCCTGTTGCATCCATTGTAATAAATGGTAATGAAATTTGTGTTTCTAGTGTAGTTGACAATTTTTTCTTAGCGTCTTCTGCCGCATCTTTCAATCTTTGGATTGCCATTTTATCATTTCTCAAGTCAATTCCAGTTTCTTTTTTAAATTCATCAGCTAACCAGTCAATAATTTTTTGGTCAAAATTATCTCCACCTAAGTGGTTATTTCCAGAAGTTGAAATAACTTCCACAACTCCATCTCCAATTTCAAGTACAGATACGTCAAATGTACCTCCACCCAAGTCAAATACTAATACTTTTTCTTCTTTTTTCTTATCTAATCCATAAGATAATGCAGCCGCTGTTGGCTCATTTATAATTCTTTGAACTTTAAGTCCAGCAATTTCCCCAGCATCTTTTGTTGCTTGTCTTTGTGCATCTGTAAAATATGCAGGCACTGTAATTACAGCTTCTTTTACATCTTCACCTAAGTAAGCCTCAGCATCTTTTTTCAATTTTTTAAGAATCATTGCTGAAATTTCTTGTGGTGTATAGCTTTTTCCGTTAATATCAACTTTATAGTCGCTTCCCATGTGAGTTTTAATCGAAATTACAGTTGAATCAGGATTTGTAATAGCCTGTCTTTTTGCAATTTCCCCTACAATAATTTCTCCATTATCCTTGATATTTACTACTGACGGAGTAGTTCTTCCACCATCAGAATTTGGTATAATCGAAAAGTTTCCACCTTCCATAACT includes:
- a CDS encoding aldose 1-epimerase family protein — translated: MESTINTLKYGNVEIAVADRGAELRSYKLDGEEFMWDRKPEFWAASSPVLFPFVGTIKNGAYSYDGKKYEISTRHGFARTEDFELVEKTENSLKFRFSSNKETLEKYPFEFELFITYTITGNTLEIGYNVVNKNNSDMYFSLGTHPAFALDVNDDIKLGDYYLEFEKNETSQKYKLNEKGLVLDEKADCLNNENKLQITETVFNDDAIIFKNLKSEKVTIKNSKNSKALTVEYKGFPYIAFWSKSKAPFVCIEPWFGISDFENTNGKLKDKNGIQKLGENKKFFAKLVIKGEK
- the dnaK gene encoding molecular chaperone DnaK, which encodes MSKIIGIDLGTTNSCVAVMEGGNFSIIPNSDGGRTTPSVVNIKDNGEIIVGEIAKRQAITNPDSTVISIKTHMGSDYKVDINGKSYTPQEISAMILKKLKKDAEAYLGEDVKEAVITVPAYFTDAQRQATKDAGEIAGLKVQRIINEPTAAALSYGLDKKKEEKVLVFDLGGGTFDVSVLEIGDGVVEVISTSGNNHLGGDNFDQKIIDWLADEFKKETGIDLRNDKMAIQRLKDAAEDAKKKLSTTLETQISLPFITMDATGPKHLEKKLTRAAFDELTKDLVEATKGPVKQALEDADLSPSDIDEVLLVGGSTRIPAVQEWVKSFLGKEPNKSINPDEVVAAGAAIQGGVLMGDVKDVLLLDVTPLSLGIETAGGVFTKMIERNTTIPVKKSQVFSTYADNQTAVTIVVLQGERARAADNHKLGDFNLEGIPAAPRGIPQIEVTFDIDANGIVHVSAKDLGTGKENTVTISGSSNLSKDDIEKMKRDAEANEAEDAKFKELVEARNQADQLVISTEKTIKENEDKLQGTEKEDIEKAIEELKKVKDGDDLDAIRKGIEDLSKAAQGFATRMYQEAAQAHQAQGGEAAGENNNSSADDVEDAEVVD
- a CDS encoding NAD(P)H-dependent oxidoreductase, with the translated sequence MKTLVILVHPDMENSRINKSWKEELEKYPDKITIHELYKEYPDWNIDIKKEQELILKHDNIIFEFPLYWYSSPPILKKWLDDVLSFNWAYGNEYRLKGKNIGFAVSVGGPETEYSKTGYVKFSMNEILIPFEATVEYIKANLISHYILFDATESLSKEKLLESTKNYIKHIFSIK
- a CDS encoding phosphatidate cytidylyltransferase: MIEILKKNLRKSANFIGSLSFGALFLKNGIRFGKLEIFLYFLAMLGICFFIYKSLKAGFENSIIEVLFLIFIYLIKIDPKLKSFLNGAFLFISITLILNRVKDAGKNKDLVTAVLYVLIAVVIGILYFYYPTSLRDMRDVYKINSSMWFLFGLICLIGNI
- the dnaJ gene encoding molecular chaperone DnaJ, coding for MAKKDYYEVLGVPKNASEQDIKKAYRSMAKKYHPDRNKDNPEAEAKFKEVQEANEVLSDPQKRAAYDQYGHAAFENRGAGAGGFGGQGFGGFRSTGGAGFEDFGDIFESFGSFFGGRSRSQGPRVHQGADLRYNLKLTLEEVAFGTEKEIKYKREGQCKTCHGSGAEPGHHMKTCDKCNGSGSIRLQQRTIFGVQNIIQECDKCHGTGKIPEKECHSCHGTGLEKETYTRKVRFPSGVETGQRLVVREGGNAGANGGIFGDLYVYVTIEKHDIFERISEYDIHCEVPLKMTTAILGGEVEVPTLSGKKKIVIPEGTQNGKIFRLRNEGIKYNRSENRGDEIVEIKVEIPTNLTEKQKEILKEFDGALDNRKNYKKAHSFKDKIKRFFSKFEN